In a single window of the Antedon mediterranea chromosome 1, ecAntMedi1.1, whole genome shotgun sequence genome:
- the LOC140041309 gene encoding fibrinogen-like protein 1, producing the protein MAVRHFSYLDNEYIENSSRIIRVECFMRGCGDILQCYPSAVSGEYVMQPCDGGPEFAVYCDIRESGNWTVIQRRQDGSVDFYRNWAEYKEGFGNVNTEFWLGNEKIHRITSDGDFELLVEMTDHLDETKIANYSHVRVGTEEYNYNLTISGYTGTAGDSLASIHNDKQFTTYNRDNDKRSYNCAEQYKGAWWYNNCYRSNLNGLYLKPGTDNATGIIWYDFHTNHYSLKKTVMMIKRVP; encoded by the exons ATGGCTGTCAGGCATTTTAGTTACCTAGATAATGAATACATAGAGAACAGTTCAAGAATAATACGAGTTG AGTGTTTTATGAGGGGCTGTGGAGACATTTTACAATGTTATCCTTCTGCTGTGAGTGGTGAATATGTGATGCAGCCATGTGATGGAGGACCAGAGTTTGCTGTGTACTGTGACATTAGGGAAAGTGGCAATTGGACG GTGATACAGAGAAGACAAGATGGATCAGTTGATTTCTATCGTAATTGGGCAGAATACAAAGAGGGTTTTGGAAACGTGAACACAGAGTTCTGGCTTGGTAACGAAAAGATCCACCGTATAACATCTGATGGAGATTTTGAGCTATTAGTAGAAATGACTGATCACTTGGATGAAACGAAGATCGCAAACTACTCTCACGTTCGAGTTGGTACTGAAGAGTATAACTATAATTTGACAATCAGTGGATACACAGGAACGGCAG gtgaTTCTTTGGCATCAATTCACAATGATAAACAATTTACAACATACAACAGAGACAATGATAAGAGAAGTTATAACTGTGCTGAGCAATACAAAGGTGCTTGGTGGTACAATAACTGCTATCGTTCAAATCTGAATGGGCTTTACCTTAAACCAGGTACCGATAATGCGACAGGCATCATCTGGTATGATTTCCATACTAATCACTACAGTCTCAAGAAGACAGTGATGATGATTAAAAGAGTACCATAA